Genomic window (Rosa chinensis cultivar Old Blush chromosome 6, RchiOBHm-V2, whole genome shotgun sequence):
gacagattcagtccgtccattggtttaagtgagttagataccttaacgatcatcaatttggctgaaaatttacagagatgatctatacaacagtacctaaaaaatgaacggttgagatgtggatgtgcgaccgaaaagtgatcaaaaactcgaatttcacacgttaatttcaaagcggagctccgctctagataaaatctatatatatatatatatgtatctacATTTTTTGTTCGAAATCTTACTGTTCAACTTTAAATGCGTTTTAAatatagggaaaatttcacaaattgtCACACAACTATTACAttatcaatcacttaagtcactttgttaatttttttttcattaaaaaaaattataaaaaatactctttgggtgacttaagtgattgacagtgtaatagttgagtgaccaaagtgatatatttgaaacttcagtgaccaaagtgtcgaatgagtcatagttgagtgaccatttgtgaaattcttcCTTAAATATATTTTGATAAAAATTTTCGACAAATAAATTGTACAATTAAACAGTTACAAAAGCAAAGCAtagttgttaattttttttttggctaaataTTGTCGTTAAATTTGATAAGGGACAATGTTAGGCCTGGGAACTCCAAACCGCCAAACCGAGACCGAAACCGTCCAATCCGAGCCGATACCGATGGGTCGGTTTGCAATTCCAGTTCCACATATTCCCGAACCGTACCGTATCGAATAGTGAGTAAACGGGTCGGCATCGGTATGGGTCAAATAGATACCGTATTGTCCGACCTGACCCGATTTTCTAATATTTTCACGACTTGTCGTATGTGATCAGCCACTCAGCCCTAATGCTCCCAAATCCCAATTCATTTCGCATTTTCCCCTTCTGCCATTCTTATTTCTCAACTCACAAACCCTAAATTCCTAAATTCCTCTCTAGCTCTCTGCCCTCCATCGAAGATTTGAAGGTCCAGAGAGGAGATTCAAATTCGAAGGCTCTCACTCCTCTCTGCCCTCCATCAAAGAATCGAAGGCTCTCACTCCTCTCTCCCCTCCATCGAAGAATCGAAGTCACTCACTCCTCTCTCCCCTCCATCGAAGAATCGAAGTCTCTCACTCGGTCACTCCTCTCAGTCCTCTCACAGAGACCAAATCAGAGTTCAAGAGTGAAGAAGTTAAGACTTAAGAGCCTCGATTTGACTCAACTCGATTCTTCAAGCCTCCCACTCTGAATCGATGGGAAAACTGCGGGTAAGTCTCTCACTTTCTCAGATTTTTCTATTTTCGTTCATGCTTTGTACTTTGTAGCAGCATGATTGAATTTCGGGTTGATTAGTGGTTGGATTTGTGAGGTTTCAGTAGTGAAATTTTAGGCTGGAGCAGTGGGTGTGCTGGGCAGTGGGTAGTGTGTGGTTGTGGACTTGTGGGATCAAATGAGTTTTAAATTTAAAGTGATTTAGGCTGGAGACTTCTGATTTGTGGATATGTTGATTCTAGTCTAGTTGTTTCTTCAACTGGTATTAATAGATTTGTTAATACTATGTATAAATGTTCATACTAGATTTGTGAATATTTCCTTGTAATATTAAGCTGATAGGCTTAGAACAGTGGGAACTGGGAACtatttgactatttgtagtTATGCACTTCTGAGTTATGATTTTATTATGTGATTTGTTAACCacttatttagttatttgtacTTTTGTAGTTCCAAGTTATGCTTTGATTTGCATTTTGGACAGAAATGTGCATGAAGTTTATTGGAGAACTAATTAGAAATGTTTGCAAAATTTACAATGCTACATTTTTTCAGGTTTATGGAAATTTTGCTATTCAAAGCAGTTCAGGTTGATTGGAACCGATTGGTACCGAACCGATCTGATTTTGGCCTAATCAGTATTGCAGATGAGATTCTGGCGTCCCGAACCGAACCGAGCCGATTATAAACTTGATATCGATATCGGTATAGGCATGTTCCCGAACCGAGCCAAACCGATCCTAGACCTAGACAATGTAACATAACTACCCATCCCCCCATTAAAATCAGGGCCACCTTATTATGATCATGTACAATCACCAATAATTGAGGTGTAACCACTTCTACGTTATCATCGCCACATTATGAGAAGGAGACCCACCCAAGTCCCAACAATCTTAAAATTTCTAATgtataatttatattacaaattgCTTAATAATAAGCAGCATACATTTGTTTTATTAGGactattttttttaacaataacttcagaaaaaataataataataatttgacCGACAAGCCGACGCTTCAAGACGTTGGTCTTCCTCTTCCACCGCCATAGGCTTGCTTGCATATAGCGTTTGATTTCTGCGACGGAAGGCACAGCTGAGCTGAAGCTGGACACCCCTGTAGACAATTATCCCCCAAACTGCCGGAGATTCCTGAACTTCCGGCTAACAACGCCGGCGGCGGCTGTCCGTTTAGAAAGTTACCGTCCAAGTACAACCGCTTCAACGACTTGTTCTTCCCGTACTCCACTGGGATCTTGCCACGTAGCCTGTTGTAACGAACCGACAGCGACGACAGTCTCGGAAATGCCGCGAAATTCGCGGGCGCGTAGCCTTCGATTCTGTTGAAGCCCAAGTCGACGGCCACGAGCTCGCCACCTCTGCCGGAGCTGGGCCTCGCGATCTCGACACCTGTCAGGTGGTTATTGGCTAGGTCAACTTGTTGCAGTGACGGGATGAGAAAGAACCACGACTGTAAGGTCCCGGAGAGCGAGTTCTCGCTGAGCTCGACCACCTCCAACTGAGTCAACCCGTCGAAAGACGATTTCGATAAGGGCCCAGATAGCGCGTTGCGCTTCAAAGCGAGTTCTAGTAGTTTCGGTGGAAGTCTTGGGAGTGATCCGGTGATCTTATTGTAGCTGAGATCGAGTCTTCTCAAGTTGGATAAAGAACTCAAGGAGTTTGGGAGAAACCCTGTTAAGGAATTGTGGGAAATGTCTAGGGATTCTAAAGACTTGAGCTTGGTGATGGATGGAGTGAGGGAGCCGGAGAACGAGTTGGAACGGAGAGTCAAGGTTTGGAGGTAGAAGAGGGaggaaatggaggatgggaTTGGACCGAAGAAGGAGTTATCGGAGAGGTCGAGAGTGGAGAGATGAGTGAGCTGAGAAATTTGTGGGGTGAGGGTACCGGAGTAGCCGGTCGGGTCGAGTGTGATCTGGGTGACCCGGGTGGAGTCGGGTGAGCAGGTGACGCCGCAAGTGAAGTGGATTCGGTGGGGGAGGGTGCATGGGTCAGTGGTGAAGTCCCATGAGGCTAGGCAAGACCAGGAGGGAATGGAGGAGGGTTTGATTGAGGCTTTGAAGGCCTTGAGAGCTGAGATGTCTGAAGGTGAAGTGAGGGCTTGGACATGGTtggtgaagaagagagaaaattggaggaggaggaggaggtgaaaGTTAAGGTCAGACATGTTTGATCAGTTTGAATCGAAGGACAGTGGAGATGAAGTAATAATATGATGTAATATGAATGTGAAGTGGGGGATGGTGGCCATGGCCTAGTTTTGAGTGTTTTCAATAGGTTTGTTTTGGTTTGCTAAAAGCTTACCTATCTGGTTGGCGAGCACTAAGATTCACCAAGATATTTTGTTTAGTTATATTCATGATTTGGTGAAAATGCTGTGTGAAGGGATGCCTTACATCACACATGTCTCCTTGTCTGGTAGTCTGGTActagttttcatttttaaagGTTTGGTGAGGACTTTGGTAGGATCAGATTCAGCTCAAATTGCCAATTCTATATCTTTTTGTTCTCTGTTAATCTTGTTTGGTCTGATTCTATGAGCATTAAGCAATCTGCTAGATAGGATGGTTGTTTTCTCAAGGGATGGGGTTCTCGATTGAGTAATTAGATTGGAAAATCAGTTTAAGTTGCATCCATATAGTCTTGCATGTACATTGTCCTTGCGGGTGAACATAAAGTTTCTAAAACTCACCTAAAAATTTGAAGGTATTTCAATTAGACTTGCTTCACGTTGTTGACATAAGCCTAGTGATGAGCTCAAATTATATGTTAGAAGCGAAGCACAAATTATTTTTTGCTCGTATATATAAAGTCAAGCAAATTATTTGTCATATTATCTGACTAGTACTTCAGTATTCATCAGAACAACGAAGCACTCCAGGTTCGTGTGATTATCAGAACTATGACTTTTTTAAAATGTgaaatttttctttcatcaaCACATCTCCCCACTTGCAACTTTGTCAAAAATAACAAATTCTCATATCGAGAACTTAAGGCAAATATTGCACCCATGTGTTGATGACAATTAAACATGGAGAACATGAATATTTTTCCAAAACTTACCTAGCTAGATAGAGAAGAGTATACAATGAATTACTTAGAATTACTAAATCATTAGACCATCCTATTGGGCGGATAATCTCCTCTACTTAACAAGGGTAGAGAGGTCGGTAAAGACTAGAGGGACGAGATTGCAGGTTCTTTGAGCTCATCAATTAATGGACTAATTTAAGAGAATTAAGCATCCGGTCCAAAATTGGGCCCTTTGTTGACATAGCAACTATCAACAAAGTAAAGGTTTGGGCATAAAAAATCGAAAACTCGAAAGGTCACCCCGAACTGAACCCACCTGATCGGTTCagtctagatttttttttttttttttttagggaaacgatatttgagagagaattgatgtgtgttctcattgataataggggcatctttatatagaggattacaatgcatagaatccaaatcatacaaggaaatataatcatacattgaataggaatatctatatccttctaattgaaccttattatcactaggtcaagtaacctagagtttgggctagacacacaaatagagatttacttgaacactcccccttgtgtcgcccaaacgtgatgcttctcttgttgcctcgctaaaaatcttgctgagtaacaaaaacccagtgggacaaaaataacctcggttgaagggaaaaaagagcacaacacacccttcacgtttcgagaccatacatgtagacacttCCCCCAGATGTCTGCATTTTCCCCTGATGACTATGGTCATTGGAGTTTGGATAAGTTCCCAAACGATGCTtctaacatgtttctcgaaagtggaatttaggcaatgacttagtgagcaagtctgccatactgtcctcaaattaaacctagttcactttgatcttgaggagagtttgttgttgctgattatgcttggtgttgttgcttttgatgtagccttgcttcatttgtttaaaacgaaaagcattatcctaaatgctcggaggctcatctgtggtagacttcaaaccacaattgttcaaacatgcgtaattatgaatccaatccataagCATTCACGAACcatttcgtgaagagcaataatctctgcatggttagaagatatagcgactagggtctgttctgtagaccttcaagatattatagtttttacccatggtgaacacttaaccagtttgagaatgacctttgtgtgggtcagagagatacccaatatcagcaaaaccttccaaaatgcttatcgttttgggatggggataatggacgcaggccagtgttagTGGCGatcttggtgtgtgatgggtcagaatccatcatctttctgcagagatagaacaagcccatatcaatcatacatctcaagtactgaaagatatatttttctaccaatccaatggcgtcgcgttggcgcacaACTATacctagctagcaagttcacaatatatgagatgtccggtcttgtgcattggggtaagtacaataatgcgcctattgtactcatgtaagacacttttgcctccagcacatcttcatcatcatccttcatcatcatccttcagatgaagagcatccttttcaggatcaagactacgaatgatcatgggggtgcttgaaggcttgatctTGTCTAAATGCcaaagcatctatcaacacgatgctcaagtttcaaactgagacataatcgtgttctcccaaaatccttcatctcaaactcagatttaaagtgttcagcggtttctcttaactctttaagggctttctACGAACATtgtgtccaacatgaaccacgatagaatctgaaacttgttatggaaacacgcgggcatatcccttcttaatcaagtagtcactttagtgagcgtttcaaccttattgcaaacgcgctccgtggtctagaaccacttgacttgggtaaatgaagttcgccatgaaccttcatgtatattccatatctagatcctcatagagatacgtagtgaccacatttgtaagctgcatgtttagttattcggaaactaccaaactgacagggtagtggagtgcaatgacatccattacgagagaatatgtctcatcgtaatcgatttcagggcgttttgtgagaagccttgcgccataaggcgagatttccatctctctttctcatcaCGCATTTTAACAAAGACCCAATAGTCGATAGGTTTtttgttaggaggtgttggcatcactggctcgaaaaccttcctcttcgttagagaatctaacttaacctggatcacatctttccattcaggccaaatctctctacgttggcattcattcatcaacgaagtgtgattcgatatcatcggactcaacaaacttatgcgcaactacatcatcaattatgatggagtttctatcccacgtctcatgtacactagtgtaattttcatagagctctatattctcaagaataggttctgacgttgaggcgtcccccaatgataaccataacctagaagattctcatgagacggattttgagtgtcgataatcaaaggattggaatgtgccaaagtatccttcgaactcaagggcctcccacgcatcccagctggggccatggcctataacgccaaagtgccactctctatggcgttggcgccatgcctacctccttgtagggtggcgctacgtcctcttgtagagacgtccatccttgcaggcatgtttacagcatatttgtgtgatctcgtcactttaacggggatcaagatgagatatagtgggaatagactacgacaattcctgtcgttcctgttgaacattcatgtttttatctctccctaatgacgagaagactgtcttagcaaagtgacatccgcaaatctagcggtaaggagattgcctggcaagggcattaagtagcggacgattgttggagtctcaaatccaacgtagttgcccattcgtctgtaaggacccatcatagagtgctgtggtggcgcaattggcacactcaaatatgcgtaagtacaatgcgtgtacccagtcactagctgtaacgcagaggtagattgagtggcggttgGTCGTAGACTAATTAgaatagctgcatgcgatattgcatcaccccaagcggatgtaaggagattggtgcgcattatcaATGTTCGGaataccatcgtagtcgtttccgccagaccatttgggtgtgtacataggaatatgatgtccaacatcagtcccattgcaataaccatcaaaagtcttcgatgtaaactctctagcaatgtcaaatccaattgactgaataaaatgattcggggagtgagcctgttTTCATATGAtgtttgctaggagtgtagcataagtagcattacaagtggacagtggcacaacacgtgaccagcgtgtttgtgtgtcaactaatatcatgagatatttaaatgtccgcaagttggttgaactagtccataGAATCCTCACGGATTCTATATAAGAACAtcatgagtattttcatatcctttgcataggacgctctcagtcctaatttccctaaggaacgggctttgtaaacgagtgagaggctttagaagcaaccaatgaggattttggttgggcctaagcgtTTGAAccactatttgaagcaaagttagtGATTGtggcatcacctggggcgccatcaccatgattaACGCCATCCAGggcgttatggatagggactgtgccagccctaggctgctGGTGGACGGCGGCGGGTGTCCTAGGCAGCGGCGGCGGTCATACTCAGTTCAAGAATCAatctttgattcatgcttcgtttcgcttgagagaaaggatgtccatatgaagtctttggtagacggatcatcatatcatgaccaggatgacctatcctgtcgtgacaaagccaatatgtgtctaaatccaagagatcatctctcataactttattggatttaatagctcgaatagtgacatagagtccactagagcgacacataaacttatctaagatgcgcctttgttcgcaatcattagaggtattgcaaaggaactcatttatgttctctacatgcattttcgcatggaatttgttggctattcataggtgcgatttgccctaggagcgtagagggtttctgtgacagtaatcaaggtgccatttggcaaggggaacttgggctattccatgtcctcgaattaatactgatggcccagccatcgtagttaCAAAATAATATGTTCAGAataaaaatggagtcataatgaaaagaactcggaattttattcataagccaacaaagtacatcattgtctatTAACCATttggagaatctaatccaaatgctagctaatgcaaaacaatggtagttgtATAACTTCTTTtgataattccaaaataaatgtgaccaggtaagtagagagatgtcggtggagcaaggctcgcttaagtaccactaatctcataaccttcctagacatcacattacTTTGGGTGAggctactttgaagaaagactaaaccattggcatttactacaaagtatatggcaatcttggaaaaataaagacttagacagaattggcgatctattgatcccaatcAAATTTATAGTCTTTAACCAtttactctagatcatcttcttgatgttcttgttcCGCATAGTGAgcatctcttgcttcaca
Coding sequences:
- the LOC112173755 gene encoding leucine-rich repeat receptor-like serine/threonine-protein kinase BAM1 — translated: MSDLNFHLLLLLQFSLFFTNHVQALTSPSDISALKAFKASIKPSSIPSWSCLASWDFTTDPCTLPHRIHFTCGVTCSPDSTRVTQITLDPTGYSGTLTPQISQLTHLSTLDLSDNSFFGPIPSSISSLFYLQTLTLRSNSFSGSLTPSITKLKSLESLDISHNSLTGFLPNSLSSLSNLRRLDLSYNKITGSLPRLPPKLLELALKRNALSGPLSKSSFDGLTQLEVVELSENSLSGTLQSWFFLIPSLQQVDLANNHLTGVEIARPSSGRGGELVAVDLGFNRIEGYAPANFAAFPRLSSLSVRYNRLRGKIPVEYGKNKSLKRLYLDGNFLNGQPPPALLAGSSGISGSLGDNCLQGCPASAQLCLPSQKSNAICKQAYGGGRGRPTS